Proteins encoded together in one Phyllostomus discolor isolate MPI-MPIP mPhyDis1 chromosome 6, mPhyDis1.pri.v3, whole genome shotgun sequence window:
- the C6H11orf24 gene encoding uncharacterized protein C11orf24 homolog, with amino-acid sequence MWTALVLACVSSLSLSGRLVAAQDSGPPAFSRTGGSVVPESTPREAAESAFTTTTARTTPPSPDPAAAGALGASRSPLAVTAGSAPRTDVGTPATVAGGPDLPASGQPTPPSPTPPGPAPSSAAALTSPRTQAPSSSTSPRATPLVPLASSTPTAAASSAKASSPLGTQDPAKRTPGPSTASPPPSVGPHTPNTFLGDPTTQASTAQPVAETASRSTTPSLTNATAASTLSSVASASTPAVTATKTQAEGGSAASTVPASGPHASWTPAVEPLSPMTPSSPAPPPQGTTGPGTPPTPEQVPPEATGGTASTSPTPGSSGDPKVPTTDSCQLSTQGQYLAVTTNPLPLSPVNRSVLLAVLLLGVTLFATVLVLFALQAYESYKKKGYTQVDYLINGMYADSEM; translated from the exons ATGTGGACCGCCCTTGTGCTCGCTTGCGTTTCCTCCTTATCCTTGTCTGGACGCCTAGTGGCCGCCCAGGACTCAG GGCCCCCAGCCTTCAGCCGGACGGGCGGCAGCGTGGTCCCGGAAAGCACCCCCAGGGAAGCAGCGGAGAGCGCCTTCACCACAACGACCGCTCGAACGACGCCCCCCTCTCCCGACCCGGCGGCCGCAGGGGCGCTGGGAGCCAGCCGCAGCCCTCTCGCGGTCACAGCGGGGAGCGCACCCAGGACAGATGTGGGCACCCCGGCAACTGTGGCAGGTGGCCCTGACCTCCCGGCCTCCGGGCAGCCCACGCCGCCCTCCCCGACGCCCCCTGGGCCAGCTCCGTCCTCCGCGGCCGCTCTCACCAGCCCCCGCACCCAGGCGCCCAGCAGCAGCACGTCGCCGAGAGCTACCCCCCTGGTGCCACTGGCCTCCAGCACTCCCACGGCTGCCGCCTCCTCGGCAAAGGCGAGCAGCCCCCTGGGCACACAGGACCCTGCCAAGCGCACGCCCGGCCCCTCCACGGCGAGCCCCCCGCCCTCCGTGGGTCCCCACACACCCAACACGTTCTTAGGAGACCCCACCACCCAGGCGTCGACTGCCCAACCGGTGGCAGAGACAGCGAGTAGGTCCACTACCCCGTCCCTCACGAACGCAACCGCAGCGTCCACCCTCTCCTCTGTGGCCTCTGCGTCCACCCCAGCAGTGACAGCCACCAAGACACAAGCCGAGGGGGGGTCAGCTGCCAGCACAGTGCCAGCTTCTGGGCCTCACGCCAGCTGGACGCCTGCCGTGGAGCCTCTGTCTCCCATGACACCGTCAAGCCCCGCTCCACCTCCCCAGGGGACCACAGGCCCGGGCACGCCCCCCACGCCAGAGCAGGTGCCGCCTGAGGCCACAGGCGGCACTGCCTCCACCAGCCCGACACCCGGGAGCTCAGGGGACCCTAAGGTGCCAACCACAGACTCGTGCCAGCTCAGCACCCAAGGCCAGTACCTGGCGGTCACCACCAaccccctgcccctgtccccggTGAACAGGAGTGTCCTCCTGGCCGTGCTCTTGCTCGGGGTGACCCTTTTCGCCACGGTCTTGGTTCTGTTCGCCCTGCAAGCCTACGAGAGCTACAAGAAGAAGGGCTACACGCAGGTGGACTATTTAATCAACGGGATGTACGCGGATTCAGAAATGTGA